One segment of Sesamum indicum cultivar Zhongzhi No. 13 linkage group LG4, S_indicum_v1.0, whole genome shotgun sequence DNA contains the following:
- the LOC110011889 gene encoding uncharacterized protein LOC110011889 translates to MACNHLGVTNAFLHGTLDEDIYKEGPQGYDIPKGKVCKLEISLYGLKQASRKWNEEFTNKISEFGFVQCSHDHCLFVKGSGMNLVALLVYVDDILVTSTSKNSIMNVKNYLDKHFSVKHLGNAKYFLGLEMARSEEGLVVTQHKYAQDIIKDVGLGNGKHATTPLPPSLKLTKETGLHSLILQDIGGLLEVQQLSQHLQQPCEGHWNAAIHVVRYLKGSITSDWGTCQLTWKSLTGFCIFVGETPVSWKIKKQTIVARSSAEAEYRSMATTTCEVTWLVYLLKNSGIKVRTQIPFYCDNKAA, encoded by the exons ATGGCCTGTAACCACCTTGGTGTTACTAATGCATTCTTGCATGGCACTCTCGATGAGGATATTTACAAGGAAGGTCCACAAGGCTATGATATTCCAAAAGGTAAGGTATGCAAATTGGAAATATCATTGTATGGATTAAAACAAGCTTCTAGGAAGTGGAATGAGGAATTCACAAATAAGATTAGTGAATTTGGTTTTGTACAATGCAGCCATGATCACTGCTTATTTGTGAAGGGATCAGGTATGAATTTAGTAGCTCTACTtgtatatgttgatgatataCTTGTCACATCTACTTCCAAAAATTCCATAATGAATGTTAAGAATTATTTGGACAAACATTTTTCTGTCAAACATTTGGGCAATGCTAAGTACTTTCTAGGCCTTGAAATGGCTCGTTCTGAAGAAGGATTGGTTGTTACTCAACATAAGTATGCTCAAGACATTATAAAAGATGTTGGACTTGGTAATGGCAAGCATGCCACTACCCCACTACCTCCAAGCTTGAAACTCACTAAAGAAACAGGGCTGCACTCACTGATCCTTCAAGATATAGGAGGCTTGTTGGAAG TGCAGCAATTAAGTCAACATCTACAGCAACCATGTGAGGGACATTGGAATGCTGCTATCCATGTTGTCAGATACCTAAAAGGCAGCATAACTTcag ATTGGGGAACGTGCCAATTAACATGGAAATCCTTGACTGGATTTTGCATATTTGTGGGAGAAACGCCTGTATCTTGGAAGATCAAGAAGCAGACAATAGTGGCAAGGTCGTCAGCCGAAGCTGAATATAGAAGTATGGCCACAACTACTTGTGAGGTTACCTGGTTAGTTTATCTGTTGAAGAATTCGGGAATCAAAGTTAGGACACAAATTCCCTTCTATTGTGACAATAAGGCAGCATAA